A region of the Myxococcales bacterium genome:
CGTCAGCGGCGAGATGATTCTCTTGTCGCTGGCGACGGCCAACCCGGCGTTTCGGCCGTTCCGCGAGTTGTTCGACGACGCCGAGTTGCGGCAGGCCGCGCCCTACCAGCCCTTCATCGAAAGCCTGGAACGGTATTTCGACCGGCAGCCGCCGCTCGCCGAACTCGGCCAGACGCTTTTTCAGGCCTTGCGCGCCCCGATGCTCGCCAGCCCGGATTCGCTCGAGGGCCAGCTCGAATACGTCAAGCAGCACTGGGCGAAATTGCTGCCGCTCGGCCTGCAGCGGCGGCTGGCGGTGATGACCGACATCCTCGAGGAGGAAAAACGCCTGCGCGATTTCGGTCCGGGACAGCCACAGGTGCTGCGGTTCGAACAGGAAAGCCTGATCGCCGCCGATCCGGGCTACCCGGAAGTCGAGGCCTTCAGCCAGGACGCCGATTGGATGTCCAACGTCGTGCTGCTCGCCAAGTCGGTGTACGTCTGGCTCGATCAGCTCACGAAAACGTACGGGCGGCCGATCCGCCTGCTGAGCGACATCCCCGACGAGGAACTCGACAAACTGGCCCGCTGGGGTTTGACCGGCCTGTGGCTGATCGGCTTGTGGCAGCGGTCGCCGGCCTCGCAAAAAATCAAGCAGATCATGGGCAATCCAGAGGCGGTTTCCTCGGCCTATTCGCTCTTCGATTACGCGATCGCCGACGACTTGGGCGGCGAGGCCGCGTATCAGAACCTGCGCGAACGCGCCGGCCGGCGCGGCATCCGCCTGGCCAGCGACATGGTGCCCAATCACACCGGCTTGTTTTCCCAATGGGTGATCGAGCATCCCGACTGGTTCGTCCAGACCTCCTTTCCGCCGTTTCCGGTCTACCAGTTCACCGGTCCGAACCTGTCGGAAGACGGACGGTTGCAGCTCTACCTTGAAAACGGTTACTGGGACCGGCGCGACGCGGCGGTGGTTTTCAAACGGGTCGACGGCCGGACGGGCGAAACCCGTTACATCTATCACGGCAACGATGGCACGAACATGCCGTGGAACGATACGGCCCAGCTCAATTTTCTGCTGCCGGCGGTGCGCGAGGCGGTGATTCAGACGGTGCTGCACGTGGCGCGCAAGTTTCCGATCATCCGCTTCGACGCGGCGATGACCCTGGCCAAACGCCATTATCAGCGGCTGTGGTTTCCGCCGCCGGGCGAAGGCGGCGCGATTCCCTCGCGGGCCGATTTCGGGCTGACCAAGGAACAGTTCGACGCGGCGTTTCCCAAGGAATTCTGGCGCGAGGTCGTCGACCGCGTCACGGCGGAAGTGCCCGATACGCTGTTGCTGGCCGAGGCGTTCTGGCTGATGGAGGGCTATTTCGTCCGCACGCTGGGCATGCACCGCGTTTACAACAGCGCGTTCATGAACATGTTGAAACTGGAGGAAAACGCCAAGTACCGGCAGTCGGTGAAGAACGTGCTGGAATTCAGTCCGGAGGTGCTCAAGCGCTTCGTCAACTTCATGAACAACCCCGACGAGGACACCGCGGTCGCGCAGTTCGGCCGCGACGATAAGTATTTCGGCGTGGCGATGATGATGGTCACCATGCCCGGCCTGCCGATGATCGGCCACGGCCAGGTCGAAGGCTTCACCGAGAAGTACGGCATGGAATACCGCCGCGCTTATTGGGACGAGCAGCCCGACGATGGGCTGATCCGCCGCCACGAACAGGAAATCTTTCCGCTGTTGCGCCGCCGCCGGCTGTTCAGCGGCGCCGAAAATTTCGCCCTGTACGATTGCCATACGCCGGGCGGCTGGATCGACGAAAACGTTTTCGCCTATTCCAACCGGTACGGCGAGGAGCGTGCCCTGATTCTTTACAACAACGCCTACGGCACCACCGCCGGCTGGGTGCATACCTCGACGCCGATCAACGTCGGCGCCGGCGACAGCAAGGAACTGGTGACGCGCCCGCTGGCCGAAGCGCTGGCGTTGCGCACCGACGCCGATGTCTTTTACGCCGTCCGCGAAAGCAAATCCGGCCTGCGCTATCTGCGCGCGGCGAAGGAGATCGCCGAACGGGGCTGGTTCGCCTCGCTGCCGGGCTATCAATATCTGGCCTTCCTCGATTGGCGGGAAATTCGCGATTACGACGGTTCGTGGGGCCGCTTGCACGAGCGGTTGCGCGGCGCGGGTGTGCCCGATCTGGAAGCGGCC
Encoded here:
- a CDS encoding alpha-amylase, coding for MSAEWDIEQSLRQYFPFGFQVSRKAWEWYDIASLRQAAEAIGAPVDVYSIRLLAMRLNEKHHRSSLAHSPVQAGQLLTAGVLNDILRYLVEYYCYEERLGVLPAALDWTARERGPKTVEQPPPTFVTLFPPKPVATGEAAAPEFLQSASQLAVGKTAANREVVSGEMILLSLATANPAFRPFRELFDDAELRQAAPYQPFIESLERYFDRQPPLAELGQTLFQALRAPMLASPDSLEGQLEYVKQHWAKLLPLGLQRRLAVMTDILEEEKRLRDFGPGQPQVLRFEQESLIAADPGYPEVEAFSQDADWMSNVVLLAKSVYVWLDQLTKTYGRPIRLLSDIPDEELDKLARWGLTGLWLIGLWQRSPASQKIKQIMGNPEAVSSAYSLFDYAIADDLGGEAAYQNLRERAGRRGIRLASDMVPNHTGLFSQWVIEHPDWFVQTSFPPFPVYQFTGPNLSEDGRLQLYLENGYWDRRDAAVVFKRVDGRTGETRYIYHGNDGTNMPWNDTAQLNFLLPAVREAVIQTVLHVARKFPIIRFDAAMTLAKRHYQRLWFPPPGEGGAIPSRADFGLTKEQFDAAFPKEFWREVVDRVTAEVPDTLLLAEAFWLMEGYFVRTLGMHRVYNSAFMNMLKLEENAKYRQSVKNVLEFSPEVLKRFVNFMNNPDEDTAVAQFGRDDKYFGVAMMMVTMPGLPMIGHGQVEGFTEKYGMEYRRAYWDEQPDDGLIRRHEQEIFPLLRRRRLFSGAENFALYDCHTPGGWIDENVFAYSNRYGEERALILYNNAYGTTAGWVHTSTPINVGAGDSKELVTRPLAEALALRTDADVFYAVRESKSGLRYLRAAKEIAERGWFASLPGYQYLAFLDWREIRDYDGSWGRLHERLRGAGVPDLEAAYREMLLDPLLLPFHAALRADQLRVWLDGDAEAAARLAEAAERFLRAAADFLHVAAERAPGRAEIERTLRLLVEARPATQPAAAAKPADGIAVSAEDPAAAPVLYVWLLVRRLGLWSAEADLQPADLARRRLDEWFLDKAIYWAFQDLSANPARARAGVLLVKLVTAHEALLAGEAAPGDAVPGDAVRALAWQKLLIDPAAAEFLRYNTYEGVRYFSRERFELLIATLARAARLVDPRQEPAAIAAGALQAADTAGYRLDELLLQLTADTAVDAE